The Geminocystis sp. M7585_C2015_104 genome contains the following window.
CGTCTGGAACATGGGCAAACTCATATCTTTCGTGAGACAATTGCCATCACGGCGGTGCCTGGAGCTCCTGTAGGGCCTACTACCATAGAAAATGGTTACATTATTAGGGATATAGTCACAGGGGAGTCAATTTATTATGAACCCCATGGTTTTCATTCTCCCAGTTTACAACAACAGCCGCCAGTAACTGCCGTCATCACCCCTTTGACAAGTATTAGAATACCTTTTGTGGGGCCAGTAATCAAGGGAGGGGAGGAGGCAGTAAAGGTTTGCCGATGGTTGAAGCCACAATATCTTCTCCCCACTGCGGCTGGTGGTGACATTGAGTTTCAGGGTTTACTGGCTAGAATTTTAAAGACAGAAGGCAGTTTAGAAGCTGTACAAAAGTCTCTTTCCCTAGCTAATTTAGCCACTACAATCATTGAACCAAAACCCTGGCAGTGTATCACCATTTAATTGCCTTTTAATCTCTCCCTTAACCGTATAATTTTATCTCTGTATTCCGCGGCTTTCTCAAACTCCAACTGGGAGGCCGCTTTTTTCATTTTTTCCTCCAACTTGCCAATTAATTCTGGTATTTTATCCAAGCCGATTGTTTCAAAATCTTCCTCTGGCATTGTCGAGTGTTTTTCTTTGTTTAACTGTCTAGATATTTCCAAGAATTCCAGAATAGAATTGCCACATTTTTTCTGAATGGCCTTGGGGGTGATATTATGTTGGCGATTGTATTCCATTTGGAGTAGACGACGACGGTTAGTTTCGTTTATAGCCTTTTCCATGCTTTCCGTGATATTGTCAGCATACAAAATAGCCTTGCCATTGACATTTCTTGCTGCCCTACCTATTGTCTGGATAAG
Protein-coding sequences here:
- a CDS encoding MBL fold metallo-hydrolase — its product is MRLTWLDSNSWLIEISQIRILLDPWLVGALVFGNLPWLFEGRKRSSHSLPENIDLILLSQGLEDHAHPPTLRVLDHNVPVVASISAAKVCEGLGYTHITRLEHGQTHIFRETIAITAVPGAPVGPTTIENGYIIRDIVTGESIYYEPHGFHSPSLQQQPPVTAVITPLTSIRIPFVGPVIKGGEEAVKVCRWLKPQYLLPTAAGGDIEFQGLLARILKTEGSLEAVQKSLSLANLATTIIEPKPWQCITI